The following are encoded together in the Anaerostipes caccae L1-92 genome:
- a CDS encoding PTS sugar transporter subunit IIB: MKEWKGGFYMGKLALVRIDNRLIHGQVASGWIGKCNAGKIVVIDTATAENEMMRDILSLAVPPGIEFSVYTQEEGIAAYKNDRFGTESVMLIFKSIQTAYDCYKAGIDFAELQIGGTGVRKDAKVLEGPITVTENEIKMLDELKADGVEIYLQQTVQSKSTKWS, from the coding sequence ATGAAAGAATGGAAAGGTGGTTTTTATATGGGGAAACTTGCTTTGGTTAGAATTGATAACCGTCTGATCCACGGTCAGGTGGCCAGCGGGTGGATTGGGAAGTGTAATGCGGGAAAGATTGTGGTGATCGATACAGCTACGGCGGAAAATGAGATGATGAGAGATATTCTTTCGCTGGCAGTGCCGCCGGGCATTGAATTTTCGGTTTATACCCAAGAAGAGGGAATTGCAGCTTATAAGAATGACCGGTTCGGAACGGAAAGTGTTATGCTGATTTTTAAAAGTATTCAGACTGCTTATGACTGCTATAAGGCGGGTATTGATTTTGCAGAACTCCAGATCGGAGGGACGGGAGTCCGGAAAGATGCGAAAGTACTGGAAGGGCCTATCACGGTGACAGAGAATGAAATCAAAATGCTGGATGAACTGAAAGCGGATGGGGTTGAGATTTATTTGCAGCAGACGGTCCAGAGCAAAAGTACGAAATGGTCTTAG
- a CDS encoding PTS system mannose/fructose/sorbose family transporter subunit IID, whose amino-acid sequence MHLWQAIILGGFYWFSFLGVFDHSLNLLFYQPLTSALLVGLVMGDIPTAMIVGATIQPMFLGQTQAGWVITNDNAAAGIITASVVIASGMDIKSAMAVAVAVGIVMSQLTNIRMTVGSFWNALTDKFISKRQYDKLWLSTVIYPSLFKVILYWLPMTLVLYFGASNIGFFVNGLPGWLQNGLNALASLMPIVGLCIVASSIGKKGYMPFFIAGFLFAAYSGVSGIGIAIVSVILAWFDFRCQNKGEHLSLNLRSTTVEDAALSRRDLNWASIRMLSFYSNGNSYERYQANGIVATMMPCLRKLYKGDDDGLQEAMVRTSELFNAEDMTSALPVGILLSMEEQKAKGAPIPGEIISDTKAALFPPMAAVGDTLNWATIVPTTLALMCPYALTGAWWPALVVVLVGAVLCNSQAFFLMHLGYNLGNKAIKDLVQSGLINKVMSFFTVMGMFVIGGMISSLVSVSCPLTIATGKFSFAVQKELFDVLMPNLLTFIATMIIFFTIKRKNMSVIKVIFGTMIVGIILGALGIIA is encoded by the coding sequence ATGCATTTATGGCAGGCAATTATACTCGGTGGATTTTACTGGTTTAGTTTCCTGGGAGTGTTCGATCATTCCCTCAATCTGTTATTCTATCAGCCACTGACATCAGCTCTGCTGGTAGGGCTTGTAATGGGAGACATCCCCACTGCTATGATCGTGGGTGCTACGATCCAGCCTATGTTCCTGGGACAGACTCAGGCCGGATGGGTCATCACCAATGACAATGCGGCGGCAGGTATCATTACGGCATCCGTTGTCATAGCTTCAGGAATGGATATCAAATCAGCTATGGCAGTTGCAGTTGCAGTGGGTATCGTTATGAGCCAGCTGACCAATATCCGTATGACAGTAGGTTCCTTCTGGAATGCCCTGACTGATAAATTTATCAGCAAAAGACAGTATGATAAACTGTGGCTGTCCACCGTCATTTACCCATCGTTATTTAAAGTTATTTTGTATTGGCTTCCTATGACACTCGTTTTGTATTTTGGGGCGAGCAACATCGGATTTTTCGTCAACGGGCTTCCGGGCTGGCTGCAGAATGGGCTGAATGCGCTGGCTTCTTTAATGCCGATCGTAGGACTCTGTATCGTGGCTTCCTCTATTGGAAAAAAGGGCTATATGCCGTTCTTTATCGCAGGCTTTTTATTTGCGGCGTATTCGGGAGTCAGCGGAATCGGCATAGCGATCGTGTCTGTGATCCTTGCGTGGTTTGACTTCCGCTGCCAGAACAAGGGAGAACATCTGTCACTGAATTTAAGAAGCACCACTGTAGAAGACGCGGCACTGAGCAGGAGAGATTTAAATTGGGCGTCTATCCGTATGCTGTCCTTCTATTCCAATGGAAACAGTTACGAGAGGTATCAGGCAAATGGTATTGTAGCGACTATGATGCCGTGCTTGAGGAAACTATATAAGGGTGATGATGATGGCCTTCAGGAAGCAATGGTCAGGACATCGGAATTATTTAATGCGGAAGATATGACATCCGCACTTCCCGTAGGTATCCTCTTATCTATGGAAGAACAGAAAGCCAAAGGGGCGCCGATTCCCGGAGAGATTATTTCGGATACGAAAGCTGCACTGTTTCCTCCGATGGCAGCAGTCGGTGACACACTAAACTGGGCGACGATCGTTCCAACAACTTTGGCGCTGATGTGTCCATATGCCCTGACAGGGGCGTGGTGGCCGGCATTGGTCGTTGTCTTGGTGGGAGCCGTACTCTGTAATTCCCAGGCATTTTTCTTAATGCATCTGGGTTACAACTTGGGAAATAAGGCAATCAAAGATCTGGTGCAGAGCGGGCTGATCAACAAGGTAATGTCCTTCTTTACCGTCATGGGTATGTTTGTAATCGGCGGAATGATCAGTTCCCTGGTAAGTGTATCCTGTCCGTTGACGATCGCCACAGGAAAATTCTCCTTTGCGGTTCAGAAAGAACTGTTTGACGTGCTGATGCCGAATCTCCTGACCTTTATTGCGACTATGATTATCTTCTTTACGATCAAACGGAAAAATATGAGTGTCATTAAAGTCATCTTCGGAACCATGATTGTGGGAATTATCCTGGGAGCTTTGGGAATCATAGCGTGA
- a CDS encoding PTS sugar transporter subunit IIA, protein MIRIVPEHIDSDCIGILICSHGSIGRSMIEAVQMIYGDCPNIACIGLEPSDDIDDWGKELGALTEIFPKGTIVFLDLFGGTPCNQYLMNEAGEALAQRDGQACAVAGVNLSMILEAIGQREYTELKEISEILDKAGKDAVVNVLQKMKK, encoded by the coding sequence ATGATACGGATCGTCCCGGAACATATCGACAGCGATTGTATTGGTATTTTGATCTGCAGCCATGGCAGTATTGGCCGCAGCATGATCGAAGCGGTACAGATGATCTACGGTGACTGCCCGAATATTGCCTGCATAGGACTGGAACCTTCTGACGACATTGACGACTGGGGGAAAGAGCTGGGAGCTTTGACAGAAATATTTCCGAAAGGAACCATTGTATTCCTAGACTTATTTGGAGGGACACCGTGTAATCAGTACTTGATGAACGAGGCAGGAGAAGCACTCGCACAGAGGGACGGACAGGCATGTGCGGTTGCAGGAGTGAACCTCTCTATGATACTGGAAGCGATTGGACAGCGGGAGTATACAGAACTGAAGGAGATTTCAGAAATCCTGGACAAAGCAGGAAAGGATGCAGTTGTTAACGTATTGCAAAAGATGAAAAAGTAA
- a CDS encoding DeoR/GlpR family DNA-binding transcription regulator — MNKTNSSNETKVLEYIKTNGEMTTGEGIKLLGVSESTIRRIFIKLQKEGEADRIFGGIKAVSEEGRYRYKEIAVQNVAEKKEIGTAASKLVKDGEFLYLDSGTTTLEMCRALARRLKRKEVKNVTAITNSVKNVDILASYCDVILVGGKYSKDRKDVSGNLSESFLTQFRLDKSFLGTDGFTFAEGFMSTSVNVSLLSRRASSQAGETYVLMDSSKIGRHSFGISCKLENVNGIVIDSKIEDSDRIQFEEKSVKVITNDNIE; from the coding sequence ATGAATAAAACGAATTCTTCCAATGAAACAAAGGTATTGGAATATATAAAAACGAACGGAGAAATGACAACCGGGGAAGGCATCAAACTTCTTGGAGTATCTGAGTCGACTATAAGAAGAATTTTTATCAAACTTCAGAAGGAAGGTGAAGCAGACCGAATTTTTGGGGGTATTAAGGCGGTCTCAGAAGAAGGGAGGTACCGGTATAAGGAGATTGCCGTGCAGAATGTGGCAGAAAAAAAGGAAATAGGAACAGCAGCATCGAAGCTGGTGAAGGACGGAGAATTTTTATATCTCGACAGCGGTACGACAACACTGGAAATGTGCAGGGCGCTTGCCAGAAGGCTGAAACGCAAAGAAGTAAAAAATGTGACGGCGATAACCAATTCCGTAAAGAATGTAGACATTTTGGCGTCGTATTGTGATGTGATTCTTGTGGGCGGAAAGTATTCCAAAGACAGAAAGGATGTATCCGGAAATTTAAGTGAGTCATTTCTGACCCAGTTCCGACTGGATAAAAGTTTTCTGGGAACAGATGGATTTACATTTGCCGAAGGATTTATGTCAACCAGTGTTAATGTCTCGCTGCTGAGCAGACGAGCTTCTTCCCAGGCCGGGGAAACCTACGTATTGATGGATTCCTCCAAGATAGGCCGGCATTCCTTTGGAATCAGCTGTAAGCTGGAAAATGTCAACGGCATCGTTATCGATTCCAAAATAGAGGATTCCGACCGGATTCAATTTGAGGAAAAATCAGTGAAAGTTATTACAAATGACAATATTGAATGA